A DNA window from Arachis duranensis cultivar V14167 chromosome 3, aradu.V14167.gnm2.J7QH, whole genome shotgun sequence contains the following coding sequences:
- the LOC107481787 gene encoding ABC transporter G family member 1-like, which translates to MDSHNEAIPHAPTRSDSDDDVIVTVMEALNISRRSNSGGREEEVPIYMTWKDIWVRAWVGKNESKSILEGLTGYAKPGQLLAIMGPSGSGKSTLLDALGGRLSSNTRQTGEILINGHKQSLAYGTTAYVTQDDSLITSLTVREAVYYSAQLQLPDSMSKAEKKERAEFTIREMGLQDAINTRIGGWGCKGISGGQKRRVSICIEILTRPRLLFLDEPTSGLDSAASYYVMKRIKSLDHKDGIQRTIIASIHQPSAEVFQFFDNLCLLSAGKTVYFGPASDAIQFFASNGFPCPALQNPSDHMLKTINKDFDQENELGPDDGGNGIIPTEEVIRILVNSYNSSEMNQQVQAEVAMLSETESICQDKKRSHAGFISQCIVLSKRSFINMFRDLGYYWIRLVAYMGMAICLGTVFYDIRTTNNSIKDRGSFLTFVSTFMTFMSIGGFPSFVEDMKVFERERLNGHYGVCAFVIGNTFSGIPFVLLVSLIPGIIAYYLAGLQHGYEHVLYFLSVLLSCVMLVESLMMIIAAIVPNYLLGIMTGSAIQGLMILLAGFFKLPSDIPRPLWKYPLHYIAFHRYAFQGLFKNEFQGLKFGTKNNNVITGEEILRDTFEVDNSYSKWVDLSVLVGMLVLYRVLFLVIIKGTEKVKPFVASFKLVSPKKTIHVMENPNATPPTHGHYLL; encoded by the exons ATGGATTCCCATAATGAAGCAATTCCACATGCTCCTACTAGGAGTGATTCTGATGATGATGTCATAGTAACCGTCATGGAAGCTTTGAACATTTCAAGAAGAAGTAATAGTGGTGGGAGAGAAGAAGAGGTTCCAATATACATGACATGGAAGGATATATGGGTGAGAGCTTGGGTGGGAAAGAATGAGAGCAAATCAATCCTTGAGGGTCTGACTGGTTATGCCAAGCCAGGCCAGCTTTTGGCCATTATGGGTCCTTCTGGATCTGGCAAGTCTACTCTTCTTGATGCTTTGGGAG GGAGATTAAGTTCAAACACAAGACAAACAGGGGAGATTCTAATCAATGGTCACAAGCAATCATTGGCTTATGGAACCACG GCATATGTGACACAAGATGATAGCTTAATAACATCATTAACAGTGAGAGAAGCAGTGTACTATTCAGCTCAGCTTCAGTTACCTGATTCCATGTCAAAGgcagagaagaaagagagagcaGAGTTCACAATAAGAGAGATGGGTTTGCAAGATGCCATCAACACTAGAATTGGTGGCTGGGGTTGCAAAGGAATCAGCGGTGGTCAGAAGAGACGTGTAAGCATCTGCATTGAGATATTAACACGCCCAAGGCTCTTGTTTCTTGATGAACCAACAAGTGGACTTGACAGTGCTGCCTCTTACTATGTCATGAAAAGAATCAAATCCCTTGATCATAAAGATGGTATTCAAAGGACTATCATAGCGTCAATTCATCAACCAAGTGCTGAAGTTTTCCAATTCTTTGATAATCTCTGTTTGCTCTCTGCTGGAAAAACAGTTTACTTTGGGCCTGCTTCTGATGCAATTCAG TTTTTCGCTTCCAATGGTTTTCCTTGTCCTGCTCTTCAAAACCCCTCAGATcatatgctaaaaactataaaCAAGGACTTCGATCAG GAAAATGAGCTGGGTCCtgatgatggtgggaatggaatCATACCAACAGAAGAAGTAATCCGGATTCTTGTAAACTCATATAACTCATCTGAGATGAACCAACAAGTTCAAGCTGAAGTAGCAATGCTTTCTGAAACG GAAAGTATTTGCCAAGACAAGAAAAGAAGTCATGCTGGGTTTATTAGTCAGTGCATTGTTCTGAGCAAAAGATCATTCATAAACATGTTTCGTGATTTAGGCTATTACTGGATACGCCTTGTCGCATATATGGGGATGGCTATTTGTTTAGGAACTGTCTTCTATGATATAAGAACCACCAATAACTCAATTAAG GACAGAGGTTCATTTCTTACATTTGTGTCTACATTCATGACTTTCATGAGCATCGGTGGATTCCCTTCCTTTGTAGAAGATATGAAG GTATTTGAACGAGAAAGGCTAAATGGGCATTATGGTGTGTGCGCCTTTGTAATTGGAAACACATTTTCCGGCATCCCATTCGTATTACTAGTTTCATTGATTCCGGGAATAATTGCATATTACCTAGCTGGCCTTCAACATGGATACGAGCACGTTCTTTACTTCTTGAGCGTCTTGTTATCTTGTGTTATGTTAGTGGAAAGCCTCATGATGATAATTGCTGCCATAGTCCCAAACTACCTATTGGGAATCATGACAGGTTCTGCAATCCAAGGACTCATGATTCTCCTTGCTGGCTTCTTTAAATTGCCCAGTGACATTCCTAGGCCACTTTGGAAATACCCTTTGCACTACATCGCTTTCCATCGATATGCCTTTCAAGGATTGTTCAAGAATGAATTTCAAGGCCTAAAGTTTGGTACCAAAAACAACAATGTTATTACTGGTGAGGAGATTCTGAGGGATACATTTGAAGTGGACAACAGTTACTCAAAGTGGGTTGATCTATCAGTGTTGGTGGGGATGCTTGTTTTGTATCGAGTTCTGTTTTTGGTAATCATTAAGGGTACGGAGAAGGTTAAGCCTTTTGTTGCATCCTTCAAACTGGTGTCTCCCAAGAAAACAATACATGTCATGGAAAATCCAAATGCCACCCCTCCTACCCACGGACACTACCTTCTATAA